The Carnobacterium sp. 17-4 genome has a window encoding:
- a CDS encoding transporter substrate-binding domain-containing protein encodes MLKKMVSFGLITFITMTLAACGSKEPTADSSTTKPETMWSEIEERGTLNVATSGTLYPSSFHQSETDELTGYEVEVINEVANRLDLDVEFTEMGVDGMLTSVNSGVIDIAAMGIDRDGENADKYNYTIPYKYSFGAMVVRESDNSGIETLEDLKDKKAAGAATTSYMKVARHYGAEEVIYDNATNDQYLQDVANGRTDVILNDYYSQKMAVAALPEIPVKVHNIFYDPSETNYAIKKGNDILTEKINTALEEMKTDGTLTELSKQFYDGEDVSEQIDYDFPEIELKEGE; translated from the coding sequence GTGTTGAAAAAAATGGTGAGTTTTGGATTAATAACTTTTATAACAATGACTTTAGCAGCTTGTGGATCAAAAGAGCCGACTGCTGATTCTTCGACAACTAAACCAGAGACGATGTGGAGCGAAATTGAAGAAAGAGGGACATTAAACGTAGCCACCTCTGGAACGCTTTACCCAAGTTCTTTCCATCAATCGGAAACGGATGAATTAACAGGATATGAAGTAGAAGTTATCAATGAAGTTGCGAATCGATTAGATTTAGATGTAGAATTTACTGAAATGGGTGTAGACGGTATGTTGACTTCTGTTAATAGCGGTGTAATCGATATTGCTGCTATGGGAATAGACCGAGATGGAGAAAATGCTGACAAATATAATTATACGATTCCATATAAATACTCTTTTGGAGCCATGGTTGTACGTGAATCAGATAACTCCGGTATTGAAACGTTAGAAGATTTAAAAGATAAAAAAGCAGCTGGTGCAGCTACAACGAGCTACATGAAAGTTGCGAGACATTACGGGGCTGAAGAAGTCATTTATGATAATGCTACAAATGATCAATATCTTCAAGACGTAGCTAATGGTCGTACGGATGTCATATTAAACGACTATTATTCACAAAAAATGGCTGTAGCAGCTTTACCGGAAATCCCAGTAAAAGTTCATAACATTTTTTACGATCCTAGTGAAACCAATTATGCAATCAAAAAAGGAAATGACATCTTAACCGAAAAAATCAACACGGCATTAGAAGAAATGAAAACTGATGGAACTTTGACAGAATTGTCTAAACAATTCTATGACGGCGAGGATGTATCGGAACAAATTGACTATGATTTTCCTGAGATCGAATTAAAGGAAGGCGAATAG
- a CDS encoding phosphoglycerate dehydrogenase, with translation MTKKSILLIQETTKEQLQTLKELAPEYELIKGWGTDGKDVSLESVEIIYGWTGQYSQELLENNKSQLKWAQGKAAGVDFLDLEKLKQKNILLTNGSGIHSVPIAESVFGILLAYARGIQKAVKDQQTKTWDQVDKLMELHGKTIMVVGTGKIGVEVGRLAKAFNMKTIGVNRSGRDVEYMDQLIKQPELVDQVKQADIVINILPHTDQTHYFFNKDIFSQMKEGTLFVNVGRGPTVKTDDLIAALDNGQLAFAGLDVFETEPLPEESTLWGREDVLITPHITGIAEHFKKRLFAIFEENLKAYLAEEKLPVNLIDYDQQY, from the coding sequence ATGACTAAAAAAAGTATTTTATTGATACAAGAAACAACAAAAGAACAACTTCAAACGCTAAAAGAACTAGCGCCAGAATATGAGTTGATCAAAGGATGGGGAACAGATGGGAAGGATGTCTCTTTAGAATCTGTTGAAATCATATATGGATGGACAGGACAATATTCACAAGAGTTACTAGAAAATAATAAAAGTCAGTTGAAGTGGGCCCAAGGAAAAGCAGCTGGTGTCGATTTTCTTGATTTAGAAAAACTAAAACAAAAAAATATCTTACTTACTAATGGAAGTGGGATACATAGTGTTCCGATTGCAGAATCGGTTTTTGGTATACTGTTGGCTTATGCTAGAGGAATTCAAAAGGCAGTTAAAGATCAACAAACCAAAACATGGGACCAAGTAGATAAATTGATGGAATTGCATGGGAAAACGATTATGGTCGTAGGGACCGGGAAAATCGGCGTGGAAGTTGGACGATTGGCAAAAGCATTTAACATGAAAACAATCGGTGTAAATCGCAGTGGAAGAGATGTTGAATATATGGATCAATTAATTAAGCAGCCGGAGTTAGTTGACCAAGTGAAACAAGCGGACATCGTCATAAATATCTTACCGCATACGGATCAAACGCATTACTTTTTTAATAAAGATATCTTCTCCCAAATGAAAGAAGGAACTCTTTTCGTCAATGTTGGAAGAGGACCAACGGTTAAAACAGATGATTTAATAGCAGCTCTTGATAATGGTCAGTTAGCTTTCGCTGGATTAGATGTTTTTGAAACAGAACCCTTACCAGAAGAGAGCACGCTGTGGGGTAGAGAAGATGTTTTGATTACTCCTCATATTACTGGAATCGCAGAACATTTCAAAAAACGTCTATTTGCTATCTTTGAAGAAAATCTAAAAGCTTACTTAGCTGAAGAAAAATTGCCTGTAAACTTGATTGACTACGATCAACAATACTAA
- a CDS encoding Dps family protein produces MKKQTEVQELLNELVATYGVFNIKLYQHHFYVKGAHFFTLHEEFEELYSGVTEQFDELAERLIAVGGKPYATLGEFLEHSLVKETPYDGKETAEEMVVSTVTDYRIIGDKLAKGIVLTGEAGDDATQDLLIGYKTGVDKTVWMLQAYLGKDPLDA; encoded by the coding sequence GTGAAAAAACAAACTGAAGTACAAGAATTGTTAAATGAATTGGTTGCAACATACGGGGTCTTTAACATTAAACTGTATCAACATCACTTCTACGTAAAAGGTGCTCATTTCTTTACATTACATGAAGAATTTGAAGAACTATATAGCGGAGTGACAGAGCAATTTGATGAATTGGCAGAGCGTTTGATTGCAGTAGGTGGAAAACCTTATGCGACTTTAGGAGAGTTTTTAGAACATTCTCTAGTTAAAGAAACTCCTTATGACGGAAAAGAAACCGCTGAAGAAATGGTAGTATCAACTGTTACAGACTATAGAATCATTGGTGATAAATTAGCAAAAGGAATTGTTCTCACTGGTGAAGCAGGGGACGATGCAACACAAGACTTGCTGATTGGATATAAAACGGGTGTAGATAAAACGGTTTGGATGTTGCAAGCTTATTTAGGTAAAGATCCACTTGATGCTTAA
- a CDS encoding ABC-F family ATP-binding cassette domain-containing protein → MITVTNVSLQFSDRKLFDDVNIKFIPGNCYGLIGANGAGKSTFLKILAGEIQPSTGNVSMGPDERLTTLSQNHYGFEDYTVLETVIMGHKRLYEIMKEKDAVYMKADFTDADGILAAELEGEFAELDGWEAEPQAAVMLQGLGISEAMLDKKMSELTEGFKVKVLLAQALFGKPDVLLLDEPTNGLDKQSIEWLEEFLIDFPNTVIVVSHDRHFLNKVCTHMADVDFSKIKLYVGNYDFWLESSQLASKLLGNVNAKKEEQIKELQAFIARFSANASKSKQATSRKKMLEKITLDDIQPSSRRYPFVGFTPDRDIGNDLLRVENISKTIDGKKILDNITFTLNKDDKVAFTSKNDIAITVLFKILMGEMEPDTGTFKWGVTTSQSYLPKDTTDEFLNEKLTVVDWLRQFASAEENDNTFLRSFLGRMLFSGEDVLKEVSVLSGGEKVRCMLSKMMLSKSNVLVMDDPTNHLDLESITALNDGLIAFKGSILFGSHDHQFIQTIANRIIEISPNGVVDRAETTYDDFLDNKSVKEQIAALYTN, encoded by the coding sequence ATGATTACAGTAACTAATGTAAGTTTACAATTTTCAGATAGAAAATTGTTCGATGACGTAAATATAAAATTCATTCCTGGCAATTGTTATGGTCTAATTGGTGCAAATGGTGCAGGTAAGTCAACTTTCTTAAAAATATTAGCTGGTGAGATTCAACCTTCAACCGGTAATGTTTCTATGGGTCCTGATGAACGTTTGACTACTTTAAGTCAAAATCACTACGGTTTTGAAGATTATACTGTTTTAGAAACAGTAATTATGGGACACAAACGTTTATACGAAATAATGAAAGAAAAAGATGCTGTTTACATGAAAGCTGACTTCACTGATGCAGATGGTATTTTAGCTGCTGAACTAGAAGGCGAATTTGCTGAATTAGATGGCTGGGAAGCTGAACCTCAAGCAGCTGTTATGTTGCAAGGTCTAGGTATTTCAGAAGCTATGCTTGACAAAAAAATGAGCGAGTTAACAGAAGGTTTTAAAGTTAAAGTCTTGTTAGCACAAGCTCTATTTGGTAAACCTGATGTTCTTCTATTGGATGAGCCTACCAATGGTTTAGACAAACAATCAATTGAATGGTTAGAAGAATTCTTAATTGATTTCCCTAATACTGTTATTGTTGTTTCACATGACCGTCACTTCTTAAACAAAGTTTGTACTCACATGGCTGACGTTGACTTTAGTAAAATCAAGTTATATGTTGGAAACTACGACTTCTGGTTAGAATCTAGTCAATTAGCTTCTAAATTATTAGGAAACGTTAATGCTAAAAAAGAAGAGCAAATTAAAGAATTACAAGCCTTTATTGCTCGATTTAGTGCAAATGCGTCTAAATCAAAACAAGCAACGTCTCGTAAAAAAATGTTAGAAAAAATCACATTAGATGATATTCAACCTTCTTCTCGTCGTTACCCATTCGTTGGGTTTACTCCTGATCGTGATATCGGAAATGACTTGCTTCGTGTTGAAAACATTTCTAAAACAATCGATGGTAAAAAAATATTAGATAATATTACTTTTACATTGAATAAAGACGATAAAGTTGCCTTTACAAGTAAAAATGATATTGCTATTACAGTATTGTTTAAAATATTGATGGGCGAAATGGAACCTGATACAGGTACATTCAAATGGGGAGTTACCACTTCTCAATCTTATTTACCAAAAGATACTACTGATGAATTTTTAAATGAAAAGTTAACAGTTGTTGATTGGTTACGCCAGTTCGCTTCTGCTGAAGAAAATGATAACACGTTCTTACGTAGTTTCTTAGGCCGTATGCTATTCTCTGGTGAAGATGTACTAAAAGAAGTATCTGTTCTTTCCGGTGGAGAAAAAGTTCGTTGTATGTTATCTAAAATGATGTTAAGCAAATCAAACGTTTTAGTAATGGACGACCCTACAAATCATTTGGATTTAGAATCTATTACAGCTTTAAATGATGGTTTGATTGCTTTTAAAGGCTCAATCTTGTTTGGTTCACATGACCACCAATTTATCCAAACCATTGCAAATCGTATTATCGAAATTTCTCCAAATGGAGTTGTCGATCGTGCTGAAACAACTTATGATGATTTCTTAGATAATAAATCTGTTAAAGAACAAATTGCAGCTTTATACACTAACTAA
- a CDS encoding diguanylate cyclase translates to MLTSIFLSIIANISILSTASYIFVKLIPRKKTYTLNVKQHLLMIGVSSLTSFLLMLFSVDLPKGAIIDLRHIVLILLVYYVGPTVAFPTAIFISALRLSLGVNLVSLRMAMMYVVLGCILPMVCKKLEKQFNNKYTVLLILNAICVASIALNSYFLYDNFLVYFLIYSSFLVLSSLVVILATAFIEDLLKNLALYLNEKEHAKMDFLTGLYNMRAFNKKWQRIQADKTIETTALMMIDIDYFKWINDNHGHENGNFILRQLATSLKIGAPDNELVYRVGGEEFCLILNDLPYVAQKEIAENIRSSIADKEFVLENGTSIQITVSIGLAASAQSKDMKKLFRLADRCLYMAKNQGRNKVIGELMENE, encoded by the coding sequence ATGCTGACATCTATATTTTTAAGCATTATCGCGAATATATCGATTCTTAGTACAGCATCTTACATATTCGTTAAATTGATTCCAAGGAAAAAAACTTATACGCTAAACGTAAAACAACATCTGTTAATGATTGGAGTCTCTAGTCTAACTAGTTTTCTATTGATGCTTTTTTCAGTTGATTTGCCTAAAGGAGCTATAATAGATCTGAGACACATTGTTTTAATTTTATTAGTTTACTATGTTGGCCCCACAGTTGCTTTTCCCACAGCTATTTTCATTTCAGCACTGCGTTTGTCATTAGGAGTGAACCTAGTATCGCTTCGAATGGCAATGATGTATGTTGTGCTGGGATGTATATTGCCAATGGTGTGCAAGAAATTAGAAAAACAATTTAATAATAAATATACCGTTTTATTGATTCTCAATGCAATATGTGTTGCCTCTATTGCTTTGAATTCATATTTTTTATACGATAATTTCTTAGTATATTTCCTTATTTATAGTAGTTTTTTGGTGCTCTCCAGCTTGGTAGTGATTTTGGCAACGGCTTTTATTGAAGATTTACTAAAAAATCTTGCATTGTATTTAAATGAAAAAGAACACGCAAAAATGGATTTTTTAACTGGTCTATATAACATGAGAGCATTTAATAAAAAATGGCAAAGGATTCAAGCGGATAAAACAATTGAAACGACAGCATTAATGATGATCGATATTGATTACTTTAAATGGATAAATGATAACCATGGTCATGAAAATGGTAATTTCATTTTACGACAATTAGCAACGAGTTTGAAAATCGGAGCTCCGGATAATGAACTGGTTTACCGTGTCGGCGGTGAAGAGTTTTGTTTAATTTTAAATGATCTTCCTTATGTTGCACAAAAAGAAATAGCCGAAAATATCAGATCTAGTATAGCTGATAAAGAATTCGTATTAGAAAATGGAACTAGCATCCAGATAACGGTCTCGATTGGATTGGCAGCATCTGCTCAAAGTAAAGATATGAAAAAATTATTCAGGTTAGCAGATCGCTGTTTATATATGGCTAAAAATCAGGGCAGAAATAAAGTAATCGGTGAATTAATGGAGAATGAATAG